One window of Trinickia caryophylli genomic DNA carries:
- a CDS encoding 2-oxoglutarate dehydrogenase E1 component: protein MMKQFQLNSYLFGGNAPYVEELYEQYLDNPASVPENWREYFDALQNVPASDGTTANDVAHGPIVESFAQRAKANAFIPREAGENLSTARKQVHVQSLISAYRFMGSQWANLDPLKRRERPAIPELEPAFYDFTEADLDQTFSAGNLYFGFEQASLREIVKALRDTYCGTIGAEFMYISDPEQKRWWQERLESIRATPNFSAEKKKHILNRLTAGEGLERYLHTRYVGQKRFSLEGGESFIASMDEVVRHAGANGVQEIVIGMAHRGRLNVLVNTLGKMPSDLFAEFEGKHVDDLPAGDVKYHKGFSSDVATEGGPVHLSLAFNPSHLEIVNPVVEGSAKARMDRRGDAAGAQVLPVQIHGDAAFAGQGVVMETLNLAQTRGYGTHGTLHIVINNQIGFTTSDPRDARSTLYCSDVVKMIEAPVLHVNGDDPEAVVLATQLAIDFRMQFHKDVVIDIVCFRKLGHNEQDTPAVTQPLMYKKIAQHPGTRALYAEKLVQQGVIGADDADGFVKAYRQAMDAGHHTVDPVLSNYKSKYAVDWVPFLNRKWTDAADTAVPLAELKRLGERITTIPENFKLHPLVERVVNDRRAMARGDAPLDWGMGEHLGYASLVASGYAVRLTGQDSGRGTFTHRHAVLHDQNRERWNDGTYIPLQNVADGQAKFTVIDSVLSEEAVLGFEYGYSTAEPNTLVAWEAQFGDFANGAQVVIDQFISSGEVKWGRVSGLTMLLPHGYEGQGPEHSSARMERYLQLCAEHNMQVAQPTTPAQIFHLLRRQMIRLFRKPLIIFTPKSLLRHKEAVSDLSELASGAFQPVIGEVDSSIEAKKVKRVVVCSGRVYYDLVAHRREAKANDVAIVRIEQLYPFAHKQFEAEIKKYDHATEVVWVQDEPQNQGPWFYIEHHLKEGMKEGQKLAYSGRPASASPAVGYYAKHYEQQKALVEGAFGRLKSASIAK from the coding sequence ATGATGAAGCAATTCCAGCTGAACTCGTACCTGTTCGGCGGCAATGCTCCGTACGTTGAAGAGCTGTACGAGCAATATCTGGACAATCCGGCGTCTGTCCCCGAGAACTGGCGCGAGTATTTCGACGCGCTGCAAAACGTTCCGGCCTCGGATGGCACGACCGCCAACGACGTGGCCCATGGCCCGATCGTCGAGTCGTTCGCTCAGCGCGCGAAAGCCAACGCTTTCATCCCGCGCGAAGCCGGGGAGAACCTCTCGACTGCGCGCAAGCAAGTCCACGTCCAGTCGCTTATCAGCGCCTATCGCTTCATGGGCTCGCAATGGGCCAATCTCGATCCGCTGAAGCGTCGCGAGCGTCCCGCCATTCCCGAACTCGAACCCGCGTTCTACGATTTCACGGAAGCGGACCTCGACCAGACCTTCAGCGCCGGCAACCTCTATTTCGGCTTCGAGCAAGCGTCGCTGCGCGAGATCGTCAAGGCGCTGCGCGACACGTACTGCGGCACGATCGGCGCCGAGTTCATGTACATCAGCGATCCCGAGCAAAAGCGCTGGTGGCAGGAGCGCCTGGAGTCGATTCGCGCGACCCCGAATTTCTCGGCTGAGAAAAAGAAGCACATTCTCAACCGGCTGACGGCCGGCGAAGGCCTCGAGCGCTATCTGCATACGCGCTATGTGGGCCAGAAGCGCTTTTCGCTCGAGGGCGGCGAAAGCTTCATCGCCTCGATGGACGAAGTAGTGCGCCACGCCGGCGCGAACGGCGTGCAGGAAATCGTGATCGGCATGGCCCACCGTGGCCGTCTGAACGTGCTCGTGAACACGCTCGGCAAGATGCCGTCGGATCTGTTCGCGGAGTTCGAAGGCAAGCACGTCGACGATCTGCCCGCAGGTGACGTCAAGTACCACAAGGGCTTCTCGTCCGATGTCGCGACCGAAGGCGGCCCCGTGCACCTGTCGCTGGCGTTCAACCCGTCGCACCTCGAAATCGTCAATCCCGTTGTCGAAGGTTCGGCGAAGGCGCGCATGGACCGCCGCGGCGACGCCGCCGGCGCACAGGTGCTGCCGGTGCAGATCCATGGCGACGCGGCCTTCGCGGGCCAGGGCGTCGTGATGGAAACGCTGAACCTCGCGCAAACGCGCGGCTACGGCACGCACGGCACGCTGCACATCGTCATCAACAACCAGATCGGCTTCACGACGTCCGACCCGCGCGACGCGCGTTCGACGCTTTACTGCTCGGACGTCGTCAAGATGATCGAGGCGCCCGTGCTGCACGTGAACGGCGACGATCCCGAAGCGGTCGTGCTCGCCACGCAGCTCGCGATCGACTTCCGGATGCAATTCCACAAGGATGTCGTGATCGACATCGTCTGCTTCCGGAAGCTCGGCCACAACGAGCAGGACACGCCGGCGGTCACGCAGCCGCTGATGTACAAGAAGATCGCCCAGCATCCGGGCACGCGCGCGCTCTACGCCGAAAAGCTCGTCCAGCAGGGCGTGATCGGGGCCGATGACGCCGACGGCTTCGTCAAGGCCTACCGCCAGGCGATGGACGCAGGCCATCACACCGTCGATCCCGTTCTCTCGAACTACAAGAGCAAGTACGCGGTGGACTGGGTGCCGTTCCTGAACCGCAAGTGGACCGATGCGGCCGACACGGCCGTGCCGCTCGCGGAACTGAAGCGCCTTGGCGAGCGCATCACGACGATCCCCGAAAACTTCAAGCTGCACCCGCTCGTCGAGCGCGTCGTCAACGACCGCCGCGCGATGGCGCGCGGCGATGCCCCGCTCGATTGGGGCATGGGCGAGCATCTCGGTTACGCCTCGCTCGTCGCATCGGGCTATGCCGTGCGTTTGACTGGCCAGGATTCGGGCCGCGGCACGTTCACCCATCGTCACGCGGTGCTGCACGACCAGAACCGCGAGCGCTGGAACGACGGCACCTACATTCCGCTGCAAAACGTGGCGGACGGTCAGGCGAAGTTCACGGTGATCGACTCGGTGCTGTCCGAAGAAGCTGTACTCGGCTTCGAATACGGCTACTCCACGGCCGAGCCGAACACGCTCGTGGCATGGGAAGCGCAGTTCGGCGACTTCGCCAACGGCGCGCAAGTCGTGATCGATCAGTTCATCTCGTCGGGCGAAGTGAAGTGGGGCCGTGTCTCTGGCCTGACGATGCTCCTGCCGCATGGCTACGAAGGCCAGGGTCCCGAGCACTCGTCGGCGCGTATGGAGCGCTATCTGCAACTGTGCGCCGAGCACAACATGCAGGTCGCGCAGCCCACCACGCCCGCGCAGATCTTCCATCTGTTGCGTCGCCAGATGATCCGCCTGTTCCGCAAGCCGCTCATCATCTTCACGCCGAAGTCGCTGCTGCGCCACAAGGAAGCCGTGTCGGATCTGTCCGAACTCGCGAGCGGCGCGTTCCAGCCCGTGATCGGCGAAGTCGATTCGAGCATCGAGGCGAAGAAGGTGAAGCGTGTAGTGGTCTGCTCGGGCCGCGTCTACTACGACCTCGTCGCCCATCGCCGCGAAGCGAAGGCGAACGACGTCGCGATCGTGCGTATCGAGCAGCTTTATCCGTTTGCGCACAAGCAGTTCGAAGCGGAAATCAAGAAGTACGATCACGCGACGGAAGTGGTGTGGGTGCAGGACGAGCCGCAAAACCAAGGCCCGTGGTTCTACATCGAGCACCATCTGAAGGAAGGCATGAAGGAAGGGCAGAAGCTCGCGTACAGCGGCCGCCCGGCTTCGGCCTCGCCTGCGGTGGGCTACTACGCGAAGCACTACGAGCAGCAAAAGGCGCTCGTGGAAGGCGCGTTTGGCCGTCTCAAGAGCGCATCGATCGCGAAATAA
- the zapE gene encoding cell division protein ZapE: MNVIEYYEHELRTRGYQADDAQLQAVDRLQRCYGEWVAYKARRSNTWRKLLVHPDLPRGVYMWGGVGRGKSFLMDSFYAVVPVQRKTRLHFHEFMREVHRQLEELKGQADPLDELARRVAKRYRLICFDEFHVSDIADAMILHRLLSKLFENGVQFVMTSNYEPGTLYPDGLHRDRVLPAIELIQAQLDIVNVDAGVDYRRRTLAQVAVYHTPLGAEADRALRSAFSQLAAVPDESPLLHIEKRELKALRRADGVVWFDFATLCGGPRSQNDYLELATRFHTVILSDVPQMTPRMASEARRFTWLIDVFYDHKVKLLMSAAVPPEALYVEGPMANEFSRTVSRIVEMQSKEYLEAPRRLVDTSLT, encoded by the coding sequence ATGAACGTCATCGAATATTACGAACACGAGCTGCGTACGCGAGGCTATCAGGCCGACGATGCGCAGCTTCAGGCGGTGGACCGTCTCCAGCGCTGCTATGGCGAATGGGTCGCCTACAAGGCACGCCGCTCGAACACGTGGCGCAAGCTGCTCGTGCATCCCGACTTGCCGCGCGGCGTCTACATGTGGGGCGGCGTGGGCCGTGGCAAGAGCTTCCTCATGGATAGCTTTTATGCCGTCGTGCCGGTGCAGCGCAAAACGCGCCTGCACTTTCACGAGTTCATGCGCGAGGTTCATCGGCAGCTCGAGGAGCTGAAGGGGCAGGCGGATCCGCTCGACGAACTCGCGCGCCGCGTGGCCAAGCGCTACCGGCTGATATGCTTCGACGAGTTTCACGTTTCCGACATTGCCGACGCGATGATTCTGCATCGGTTGCTCTCGAAGCTTTTCGAGAACGGCGTGCAGTTCGTGATGACGTCCAATTACGAGCCCGGCACGCTTTATCCCGATGGGCTGCACCGCGACCGCGTGCTACCCGCGATCGAATTGATCCAGGCTCAGCTCGATATCGTCAACGTGGACGCCGGCGTCGACTATCGGCGCCGTACGCTGGCCCAGGTCGCCGTCTACCATACGCCGCTCGGCGCCGAGGCCGACCGGGCGCTGCGCAGTGCGTTCTCGCAGTTGGCCGCGGTGCCCGACGAGAGCCCGCTGCTGCATATCGAAAAGCGCGAGCTCAAGGCGTTGCGGCGCGCCGATGGCGTCGTCTGGTTCGATTTCGCCACGCTGTGCGGCGGGCCGCGCTCGCAGAACGACTACCTCGAGCTCGCCACGCGCTTTCATACCGTGATCCTCTCGGACGTGCCGCAGATGACGCCGCGCATGGCGTCCGAGGCGCGCCGCTTCACCTGGCTCATCGACGTCTTCTATGATCACAAGGTAAAGCTGCTGATGTCCGCGGCAGTCCCGCCCGAGGCGCTTTACGTCGAAGGGCCTATGGCCAACGAATTCAGTCGGACGGTGTCGCGCATCGTCGAGATGCAGTCGAAGGAATATCTGGAGGCGCCGCGACGCCTCGTCGATACGTCGTTGACCTGA
- the odhB gene encoding 2-oxoglutarate dehydrogenase complex dihydrolipoyllysine-residue succinyltransferase yields the protein MAIVEVKVPQFSESVSEGTMLQWKKKAGEAVARDEVLVEIETDKVVLEVPAPAAGVLAEVIVGDGETVESEQLLAKIDTEAKAGAAPAAAAAAAPAATAAAPAAAAPAAATATAGAAASPAAGKLMAEKNLSAEQVPGTGRDGRITKGDVLAAGTPAPAAKAPAAAPAARPAKPSLPDVKAPASADTWLNNRPEQRVPMSRLRARIAERLLESQQTNAILTTFNEVNMAPVMELRNKYKDKFEKEHGVKLGFMSFFVKAAVHALKKFPLVNASIDGNDIVYHGYFDIGIAVGSPRGLVVPILRNADQMSLADIEKKIAEFGQKAKDGKLSIEEMTGGTFSISNGGVFGSMLSTPIINPPQSAILGVHATKERAVVENGQIVIRPMNYLALSYDHRIIDGREAVLSLVAMKDALEDPARLLLDL from the coding sequence ATGGCTATTGTTGAAGTCAAGGTTCCCCAGTTTTCCGAGTCGGTCTCGGAAGGCACGATGCTGCAATGGAAGAAGAAGGCCGGCGAAGCCGTCGCGCGTGACGAAGTGCTCGTCGAGATCGAAACCGACAAGGTCGTGCTCGAAGTGCCGGCGCCCGCGGCGGGCGTGCTGGCGGAAGTGATCGTCGGCGACGGCGAGACCGTCGAATCGGAGCAACTGCTCGCGAAGATCGATACGGAAGCGAAGGCTGGCGCCGCGCCGGCTGCGGCCGCTGCCGCCGCGCCTGCCGCTACCGCTGCCGCACCGGCTGCTGCCGCGCCGGCTGCTGCGACGGCCACCGCGGGTGCCGCTGCGTCCCCCGCGGCAGGCAAGCTCATGGCCGAGAAGAACCTGAGCGCCGAGCAGGTGCCGGGCACGGGCCGGGACGGCCGCATCACGAAGGGCGATGTTCTGGCTGCCGGCACACCGGCGCCCGCCGCGAAGGCACCGGCTGCCGCACCCGCCGCACGCCCGGCGAAGCCCTCGCTGCCCGACGTGAAGGCGCCGGCCTCGGCCGACACGTGGCTCAACAACCGCCCCGAGCAGCGCGTGCCGATGTCGCGCCTGCGCGCGCGGATCGCCGAGCGTCTGCTCGAGTCGCAGCAGACGAACGCCATTCTCACGACGTTCAACGAAGTGAACATGGCGCCCGTCATGGAGCTGCGCAACAAGTACAAGGACAAGTTCGAGAAGGAGCACGGCGTGAAGCTCGGCTTCATGTCGTTCTTCGTCAAGGCTGCCGTGCACGCGCTCAAGAAGTTCCCCCTCGTGAACGCGTCGATCGACGGTAACGACATCGTCTATCACGGCTACTTCGACATCGGTATCGCTGTCGGATCGCCGCGCGGCCTCGTGGTGCCGATCCTGCGCAATGCCGATCAGATGAGCCTTGCCGACATCGAGAAGAAGATCGCGGAGTTCGGCCAGAAGGCGAAGGACGGCAAGCTCTCGATCGAGGAAATGACGGGCGGCACGTTCTCGATTTCGAACGGTGGTGTGTTCGGCTCGATGCTCTCCACGCCGATCATCAACCCGCCGCAGTCGGCCATTCTCGGCGTGCACGCCACGAAGGAGCGTGCCGTCGTCGAAAACGGCCAGATCGTCATCCGCCCGATGAACTACCTCGCGCTGTCGTACGACCACCGGATCATCGACGGGCGCGAAGCCGTCCTTTCGCTCGTGGCGATGAAGGATGCGCTCGAGGATCCCGCGCGCCTGCTGCTCGATCTGTAA
- a CDS encoding MarR family winged helix-turn-helix transcriptional regulator, producing the protein MAEPTDGLPPEVRDFPLDEAVGYLLARAKSGLSNLVSQRTMSELGITSTQGSMLFMIGSGRCPLAADLARHYGIDASAVTRLVDRLEKRKLLSRVRSSEDRRAVRLELTADGYALAARMPEIFGGVTEKALAGFTPEEIGFLKSMLRRMLANTCEAAAGGS; encoded by the coding sequence ATGGCTGAACCGACTGACGGGCTTCCACCCGAGGTGCGCGACTTTCCGCTCGACGAAGCCGTGGGCTACCTGCTCGCCCGCGCCAAATCGGGCCTGTCCAATCTCGTGAGCCAGCGCACCATGAGCGAGCTCGGCATTACAAGCACGCAGGGCAGCATGCTGTTCATGATCGGTTCGGGCCGATGCCCGCTCGCCGCCGACCTGGCGCGGCACTACGGCATCGACGCGAGCGCGGTCACGCGCCTCGTCGATCGGCTCGAGAAACGCAAGCTGCTCTCGCGCGTGCGCAGCAGCGAGGATCGCCGGGCCGTGCGCCTCGAGCTGACGGCCGATGGCTACGCGCTTGCCGCGCGCATGCCGGAGATCTTCGGCGGCGTGACCGAGAAGGCGCTGGCCGGCTTCACACCCGAGGAAATCGGCTTTCTGAAAAGCATGTTGAGGCGCATGCTGGCCAATACCTGCGAGGCTGCCGCCGGCGGAAGCTGA
- a CDS encoding transposase, translated as MTPYREITDEQWHRVVTLFPELQPRLPSRGRPLTDTRAVLNGVLWVIYSGAAWSSMPRRYPSYQTCHRRFKIWYDSGVFRHVLAQLYGDAAETLCDSIKLRMRSTLGSRTLSVPAFSSVEAPALSYLASLRRAA; from the coding sequence ATGACCCCTTATCGCGAAATAACGGACGAACAATGGCACCGCGTGGTCACGCTGTTTCCTGAATTGCAACCGCGACTTCCCTCGCGGGGCCGGCCGCTTACCGACACACGCGCCGTACTCAACGGCGTGCTTTGGGTCATATACAGCGGCGCGGCCTGGTCGTCGATGCCTCGTCGCTATCCCTCGTACCAAACATGCCACCGGCGCTTCAAGATCTGGTACGACTCGGGTGTCTTCAGGCACGTGCTCGCGCAGCTGTACGGCGATGCAGCCGAGACGCTCTGTGATTCGATCAAGCTGCGCATGCGCTCGACACTGGGCTCGCGTACGCTCAGCGTGCCCGCGTTCTCGAGTGTCGAGGCACCGGCGCTCAGCTATCTGGCTTCGCTTCGGCGCGCGGCATGA
- a CDS encoding DUF2147 domain-containing protein produces MTHISHRAWAIARTTATRLVVAGLLTASATLAAAQGNETPVGVWQTIDDHTHQPKALVQITQGADGTLSGKVIKGLNPADSPDRRCTECSDERKDQKILGMTIIREMKPSGDHWDGGNILDPENGKVYKCKMTLEDGGQKLVVRGYIGVSLLGRSQTWLRQSNASSAQAQN; encoded by the coding sequence ATGACGCACATCTCGCACCGCGCATGGGCCATCGCCCGGACAACGGCAACCCGGCTCGTGGTAGCGGGCCTGCTCACCGCAAGCGCCACGCTCGCGGCCGCACAGGGCAACGAAACGCCGGTGGGCGTGTGGCAAACGATCGACGACCACACCCATCAGCCGAAGGCCCTCGTCCAAATTACGCAAGGCGCCGACGGCACGTTGAGCGGCAAGGTCATCAAGGGGCTCAACCCTGCGGACTCGCCCGATCGCCGCTGCACCGAATGCTCGGACGAGCGCAAGGATCAGAAAATTCTCGGTATGACGATCATCCGCGAGATGAAGCCAAGCGGCGATCACTGGGACGGAGGCAACATTCTCGACCCAGAAAACGGCAAGGTCTACAAGTGCAAGATGACGCTCGAGGACGGCGGCCAAAAACTCGTGGTGCGCGGTTATATCGGCGTATCGCTGCTCGGCCGCTCGCAGACGTGGCTTCGTCAATCCAATGCTTCGTCAGCGCAAGCGCAAAACTGA
- the typA gene encoding translational GTPase TypA produces MTRALRNIAIIAHVDHGKTTLVDQLLRQSGTFRDNQQIAERVMDSNDIERERGITILAKNCAVEYEGTHINIVDTPGHADFGGEVERVLSMVDSVLLLVDAVEGPMPQTRFVTKKALALGLKPIVVVNKIDRPGARIDWVINQTFDLFDKLGASEDQLDFPIVYASGLNGYASLDPSAREGDMRPLFEAILEHVPVRPADPDAPLQLQITSLDYSTYVGRIGVGRITRGRIRPGQQVALRFGPEGEVQNRKINQVLSFEGLDRVQVDEAQAGDIVLINGIEDIGIGATICAPEAPEALPMITVDEPTLTMNFLVNSSPLAGKEGKFVTSRQIRDRLMRELNHNVALRVRDTGDETVFEVSGRGELHLTILIENMRREGYELAVSRPRVVLHEVDGVKQEPYELLTVDVEDGHQGGVMEELGRRKGELLDMASDGRGRTRLEYRIPARGLIGFQGEFMTLTRGTGLMSHVFDEYAPIKEGTLGERRNGVLISQDDGAAVAYALWKLQDRGRMFVKPGDALYEGMIIGIHSRDNDLVVNPIKGKQLTNVRASGTDEAVRLVPPIQLSLEYAVEFIDDDELVEVTPQSIRLRKRHLKEHERRRASREAALD; encoded by the coding sequence ATGACACGCGCCCTTCGCAACATCGCCATCATTGCCCACGTCGACCATGGCAAGACCACGCTCGTCGATCAGCTGCTTCGTCAGTCGGGCACGTTCCGGGACAACCAGCAGATCGCGGAGCGCGTGATGGATTCGAACGACATCGAGCGAGAGCGCGGTATCACGATCCTTGCGAAGAACTGCGCCGTCGAATACGAGGGCACGCACATCAATATCGTCGATACGCCGGGGCACGCGGACTTCGGCGGCGAGGTGGAGCGCGTGCTGTCGATGGTGGATTCGGTGCTGCTGCTCGTCGACGCAGTCGAGGGCCCGATGCCGCAAACGCGCTTCGTGACGAAAAAGGCGCTCGCGCTCGGCCTGAAGCCGATCGTCGTCGTCAACAAGATCGACCGGCCGGGCGCGCGCATCGACTGGGTCATCAATCAAACGTTCGACCTTTTCGACAAGCTCGGGGCGTCCGAAGACCAACTCGATTTCCCGATCGTCTATGCTTCGGGCCTGAACGGCTACGCGTCGCTCGATCCGAGCGCGCGCGAGGGCGACATGCGCCCGCTGTTCGAGGCCATTCTCGAGCACGTCCCCGTGCGGCCGGCCGATCCGGACGCGCCGCTGCAATTGCAGATCACGTCGCTCGACTACTCGACCTACGTCGGCCGTATCGGTGTGGGCCGCATCACGCGCGGCCGCATCCGCCCCGGCCAGCAGGTCGCTTTGCGCTTCGGCCCCGAGGGCGAGGTGCAGAACCGCAAGATCAACCAGGTGCTCTCGTTCGAGGGGCTCGACCGCGTGCAGGTGGACGAGGCCCAGGCGGGCGACATCGTGCTCATCAACGGCATCGAGGACATCGGCATCGGCGCGACGATCTGCGCGCCCGAGGCCCCGGAGGCGCTGCCGATGATCACCGTCGACGAACCCACCCTCACGATGAACTTCCTCGTGAACTCGTCGCCGCTCGCGGGTAAGGAGGGCAAATTCGTCACGAGCCGGCAAATCCGCGATCGCCTGATGCGCGAACTCAACCACAACGTGGCGTTGCGCGTGCGCGACACGGGCGACGAAACCGTGTTCGAAGTCTCGGGCCGCGGCGAGCTGCACCTCACGATCCTGATCGAAAACATGCGCCGGGAAGGGTACGAACTCGCGGTGTCGCGCCCGCGCGTGGTGCTGCACGAGGTCGACGGCGTCAAGCAGGAGCCGTACGAGCTTCTGACCGTGGATGTGGAAGACGGCCACCAGGGCGGCGTGATGGAGGAGCTGGGGCGTCGCAAGGGCGAACTGCTCGACATGGCGTCCGACGGGCGCGGCCGTACACGGCTCGAGTACCGTATTCCGGCGCGCGGCCTGATCGGTTTCCAGGGCGAATTCATGACGCTTACGCGCGGCACGGGGCTCATGAGCCACGTTTTCGACGAGTACGCCCCGATCAAGGAAGGCACGCTTGGCGAGCGCCGCAACGGTGTGCTGATTTCGCAGGACGACGGTGCGGCGGTGGCCTACGCGCTGTGGAAGCTCCAGGATCGCGGCCGCATGTTCGTGAAGCCGGGCGACGCGCTCTACGAGGGCATGATCATCGGCATTCACAGCCGCGACAACGATCTCGTCGTCAATCCGATCAAGGGCAAGCAGCTCACGAACGTCCGCGCGTCGGGTACCGACGAAGCGGTGCGGCTCGTGCCGCCGATCCAGCTTTCGCTCGAGTACGCGGTGGAATTCATCGACGACGACGAACTGGTCGAAGTGACCCCGCAATCGATCCGTCTGCGCAAGCGCCATCTGAAGGAGCATGAGCGCCGCCGCGCGAGCCGCGAAGCCGCGCTCGACTGA
- the lpdA gene encoding dihydrolipoyl dehydrogenase, which yields MSQEFDVVVIGAGPGGYIAAIRAAQLGKSVACIEKWKNPAGALKLGGTCLNVGCIPSKALLASSEEFENASHHLAEHGIDVAGVKIDIGKMLARKDGIVEKMTSGIEFLFKKNKITWLKGHGKFVGRNDGGVQIEVSGEGDTEVVTARNVIIATGSKARHLPNVPVDNKIVADNEGALSFDAVPKKLAVIGAGVIGLELGSVWRRLGAQVTVLEALPQFLGAADEALAKEAAKLFKKQGLDIHLGVKIGDVKATGKGVTIAYTDKDGNAQTLEADRLIVSVGRVPNTDNLGLEAVGLKANERGFIDVDDHCRTAVPNIYAIGDVVRGPMLAHKAEDEGVLVAEIIDGQKPHIDYNCIPWVIYTEPEIAWVGKTEQQLKAEGREIKTGQFPFSINGRALGVAKPEGFVKMIADAKTDELLGVHIISANASDLIAEAVVAMEFKAASEDIGRISHPHPSLSEVMREAALAVDKRSLNK from the coding sequence ATGTCTCAAGAATTTGACGTCGTCGTGATCGGCGCGGGCCCTGGCGGCTATATCGCCGCGATCCGTGCCGCGCAGCTCGGCAAGAGCGTCGCCTGTATCGAAAAGTGGAAGAACCCGGCCGGCGCGCTGAAGCTCGGCGGCACCTGCCTGAATGTCGGCTGCATTCCGTCGAAGGCGCTGCTTGCCTCGTCGGAAGAGTTCGAGAATGCTTCGCATCACCTCGCCGAGCATGGTATCGACGTGGCCGGCGTGAAGATCGACATCGGCAAGATGCTCGCGCGCAAGGACGGCATCGTCGAAAAGATGACGAGCGGCATCGAGTTCCTCTTCAAGAAGAACAAGATCACCTGGCTCAAGGGGCACGGTAAATTTGTCGGCAGGAACGACGGCGGCGTGCAGATCGAAGTGAGCGGCGAGGGCGATACCGAAGTCGTCACGGCCAGGAACGTCATCATCGCCACGGGCTCGAAGGCACGCCATCTGCCGAACGTGCCGGTCGACAACAAGATCGTCGCCGATAACGAAGGCGCGCTTTCGTTCGACGCCGTGCCGAAGAAGCTGGCCGTGATCGGTGCCGGCGTGATCGGCCTCGAACTCGGCTCGGTATGGCGCCGCCTTGGCGCGCAAGTGACCGTGCTCGAAGCGCTGCCGCAGTTCCTCGGCGCCGCCGACGAAGCGCTCGCCAAGGAAGCGGCCAAGCTCTTCAAGAAGCAAGGGCTCGACATTCACCTCGGCGTGAAGATCGGCGACGTGAAAGCGACCGGCAAGGGCGTCACGATCGCCTATACCGATAAGGACGGCAACGCGCAGACGCTCGAAGCGGATCGCCTGATCGTCTCGGTCGGCCGCGTGCCGAACACCGACAATCTCGGCCTCGAAGCCGTCGGCCTGAAGGCGAACGAGCGCGGTTTCATCGACGTGGACGACCACTGCCGCACGGCTGTGCCGAATATCTACGCGATCGGCGACGTCGTGCGCGGGCCGATGCTTGCGCACAAGGCCGAAGACGAAGGCGTGCTAGTGGCCGAGATCATCGACGGCCAGAAGCCGCATATCGACTACAACTGCATCCCCTGGGTCATTTACACGGAACCCGAGATCGCCTGGGTGGGCAAGACCGAGCAGCAGTTGAAGGCCGAGGGCCGCGAGATCAAGACGGGCCAGTTCCCGTTCTCGATCAACGGCCGCGCACTCGGCGTGGCCAAGCCGGAAGGCTTCGTGAAAATGATTGCCGATGCGAAGACCGATGAGCTTCTCGGCGTGCACATCATCTCCGCGAATGCTTCGGATCTGATCGCCGAAGCCGTGGTCGCGATGGAGTTCAAAGCTGCCTCCGAGGATATCGGTCGCATCAGCCATCCGCATCCGTCGCTCTCGGAAGTGATGCGCGAGGCGGCGCTCGCCGTCGACAAGCGGTCGCTCAACAAGTAA